In Sardina pilchardus chromosome 8, fSarPil1.1, whole genome shotgun sequence, a genomic segment contains:
- the f2rl2 gene encoding proteinase-activated receptor 3 — MKKSLLVLLIALVLPTLSIQDKDDRRKHGKNGSGCPLNPRTYNGQRIFKGSSSDNCTSDSSQPPDELELISRHAKEYLQGILSTRLLPAAYVLIMAVGIPSNAFIVACLSGRARTCSGAVLYLSLATSDLLLLVVLAFRVHYHLHGNDWVFGEAACRLVTACFYGNVYCSVQALMCVSVMRYLAVARPFLYKGLPKRFCATLATVVVWLACGAAMAPELLVRHSYQLRGLEITTCHDVLPYSEGPYTFLVPYRLGMIVAGLLVPAVVIAFAYGSIVRHLGRSSCDWSLYVRASTLIFVIFVLCFTPCAVIHVLHYVKLYTALQDHFYSYYGMAVCLCCFHSCLDPFLSYILSRTTTSKLHVVSIRKKPVGMSVFI; from the exons ATGAAGAAATCACTGCTGGTGTTACTGATCGCACTTGTGTTACCGACGCTCTCGATTCAAGACAAAG ACGATCGGCGAAAACATGGCAAAAATGGCTCCGGCTGCCCTCTCAACCCGAGAACCTACAACGGGCAGAGAATCTTCAAAGGCTCCAGCTCTGACAACTGCACCAGCGACTCCAGCCAGCCTCCAGATGAGCTGGAGCTCATCTCCCGGCACGCCAAGGAGTACCTGCAGGGCATCCTGAGCACCAGACTCCTGCCCGCGGCCTACGTGCTCATCATGGCCGTGGGCATCCCCTCCAACGCCTTCATCGTGGCGTGCCTGAGCGGGCGCGCGCGGACCTGTTCGGGCGCCGTGCTCTACCTCAGCCTGGCGACCTCCGAcctcctgctgctggtggtgctggcctTCCGCGTGCACTACCACCTCCACGGCAACGACTGGGTGTTCGGCGAGGCCGCCTGCCGCCTGGTCACCGCGTGCTTCTACGGCAACGTCTACTGCTCGGTGCAGGCGCTCATGTGCGTGAGCGTCATGCGCTACCTGGCCGTGGCGCGGCCCTTCCTCTACAAGGGCCTGCCCAAGCGCTTCTGCGCCACGCTGGCCACCGTCGTCGTGTGGCTGGCGTGTGGCGCCGCCATGGCACCGGAGCTGCTGGTGCGCCACAGCTACCAGCTGCGCGGGCTGGAGATCACCACCTGCCACGACGTGCTGCCCTACTCCGAGGGGCCCTACACCTTCCTGGTGCCCTACCGCCTGGGCATGATCGTCGCCGGCCTGCTGGTGCCGGCGGTGGTCATCGCCTTTGCGTACGGCTCCATCGTGCGCCACCTGGGCCGCTCCAGCTGCGACTGGTCGCTCTACGTCAGGGCCAGCACCCTCATCTTCGTCATCTTCGTCCTCTGCTTCACGCCCTGCGCCGTCATCCACGTCCTGCACTACGTCAAGCTGTACACGGCCCTGCAGGACCACTTCTACAGCTATTACGGCATGGCGGTGTGCCTGTGTTGCTTCCACAGCTGTCTGGACCCTTTCCTCTCCTACATCCTGTCCAGGACCACCACCTCCAAGCTGCACGTTGTCAGCATCAGGAAGAAGCCCGTTGGGATGTCTGTGTTTATCTGA
- the f2r gene encoding proteinase-activated receptor 1, with translation MAQTILIWTFILLAFFAAESSTATINTANGSRSIVRTFAAHFLPVTDEPIELDSEEGSGSGFDLAPKKTPKTSGHHHEVKKQLYLSEEAKQYLTGPMVTSFIPTMYLLVFLISLPLNLLAVVMFLRRTTAKKPAVIYMLNLAFADLLFVLLLPFRISYHYNGNNWIYGSGLCRVVTAAFYCNMYCSVLLMMCISVDRFMAVVYPIDSLVWRNPRTASAVCAAMWVLSVGGVIPLVTSEQTMHLPDMGITTCHDVLDIHKLRSYYLYFFPVFSALFFFVPFIFTTVCYARIIQALCAAADVANGFRRTRAIFMAVTVLTVFVACFTPTNVILLAHYVRFTHHHTESSYAAYLLAMCLGSVSCCLDPLVYYFGSSQCQKQVAALLRCGSVSGLERGSPTTSSSTTRSSRIDAIKSNMSSQYRKLMG, from the exons ATGGCTCAAACCATTCTTATATGGACCTTCATTCTTCTGGCATTTTTTGCTGCGGAATCCTCCACAGCTACGATTAATACCGCAAATG GTTCTAGGAGTATTGTCAGGACATTCGCTGCACATTTCTTGCCCGTTACAGACGAGCCCATTGAGCTTGATTCCGAAGAAGGTAGTGGCTCAGGCTTTGATCTGGCGCCCAAAAAGACACCCAAGACGTCTGGCCACCATCATGAGGTGAAAAAGCAGCTCTACTTAAGTGAAGAGGCCAAGCAGTACCTCACTGGCCCTATGGTGACCTCCTTCATTCCCACCATGTACCTTCTAGTCTTCCTCATTAGTTTGCCTTTAAACCTCCTGGCAGTTGTCATGTTCCTGCGCCGAACCACAGCCAAGAAGCCGGCGGTGATCTACATGCTGAACCTGGCCTTTGCCGACCTGCTGTTTGTCCTGCTCCTGCCCTTCCGCATCTCCTACCACTACAACGGCAACAACTGGATTTACGGCTCGGGCCTGTGCCGCGTGGTCACGGCGGCCTTCTACTGCAACATGTACTGCTCCGTGCTGCTGATGATGTGCATCAGCGTGGACCGCTTCATGGCGGTGGTCTACCCCATCGACTCGCTGGTGTGGCGCAACCCGCGCACGGCCAGCGCGGTGTGCGCCGCCATGTGGGTGCTGTCGGTGGGCGGCGTGATCCCGCTCGTCACCTCCGAGCAGACCATGCACCTGCCGGACATGGGCATCACCACGTGCCACGACGTGCTGGACATCCACAAGCTGCGCTCCTACTACCTGTACTTCTTCCCCGTCTTCTCGGCCCTCTTCTTCTTCGTGCCCTTCATCTTCACCACCGTGTGCTACGCGCGCATCATCCAGGCGCTCTGCGCCGCCGCCGACGTGGCCAACGGCTTCCGGCGCACGCGCGCCATCTTCATGGCCGTCACCGTGCTCACGGTCTTCGTGGCGTGCTTCACGCCCACCAACGTCATCCTGCTGGCGCACTACGTGCGCTTCACGCACCACCACACGGAGAGCTCGTACGCCGCCTACCTGCTGGCCATGTGCCTGGGCAGCGTCAGCTGCTGCCTGGACCCGCTGGTCTACTACTTCGGCTCGTCGCAGTGCCAGAAGCAGGTGGCCGCGCTGCTCCGCTGCGGCAGCGTCTCCGGCCTGGAGAGGGGCTCGCcgaccaccagcagcagcaccacccggAGCAGCAGGATCGACGCCATCAAGAGCAACATGAGCAGCCAGTACAGGAAGCTGATGGGCTGA
- the ssbp2a gene encoding single-stranded DNA-binding protein 2 isoform X3, giving the protein MPPGEGMPVGPVPPGFFQGSPGSQSSPHSQHPSHNHMMGPHTQSFMSPRYPGGPRTPLRIPNQALGPGNQALLPGGMDPRQGHPNMSGPMQRMVAPRGMVPIGPQNYGGGMRPPLSALVGPGMPGMNMGPAAGRPWPNPPNANTIPYSSASPGSYVGPPGGGGPPGTPIMPSPAESTNSGDNMYTMINTGPPGANRPSFPMGAGAEGPMGSITGMEPHHMNGSLGSGDIDSLPKNSPGNLSMSNQPGTPRDDGEIGGNFLNPFQSESYSPNMTMSV; this is encoded by the exons GGCTCTCCTGGCTCACAGTCCTCACCTCATTCACAGCATCCATCACATAACCACATGATGGGCCCCCATACTCAG TCTTTCATGTCGCCGAGGTACCCAGGTGGGCCCAGGACCCCCCTCAGAATACCCAATCAG GCGCTGGGCCCCGGAAACCAGGCGTTATTGCCAGGTGGAATGGACCCAAGACAAG gtCACCCAAATATGAGTGGGCCGATGCAGAGGATGGTGGCTCCCAGGGGAATGGTCCCCATTGGCCCGCAG AACTATGGCGGTGGAATGAGACCCCCCCTCAGCGCTCTGGTAGGCCCAGGAATGCCTGGAATGAATAT GGGTCCTGCAGCAGGGAGGCCTTGGCCCAATCCCCCTAATGCCAACACA aTCCCGTACTCCTCAGCTTCTCCAGGGAGTTATGTG GGCccacctggaggaggaggtccCCCTGGTACACCCATAATGCCAAGTCCAGCAg AATCTACAAACTCTGGAGACAACATGTACACCATGATTAACACAGGCCCCCCAGGTGCAAACAGACCCAGT TTCCCTATGGGTGCTGGAGCTGAAGGACCCATGGGCAGCATCACGGGAATGGAGCCTCATCACATGAATGGATCACTGG GATCTGGTGACATCGACAGTCTGCCCAAG AACTCTCCCGGGAACTTGAGCATGAGTAATCAGCCAGGCACGCCACGAGATGACGGCGAGATCGGAGGGAACTTCCTGAATCCCTTCCAGAGTGAGAGT TATTCTCCTAACATGacaatgagtgtgtga